TCTGATGGGAACTGAATATGTGCAGAGAATTCTCTTGCATTTTGATCCCATTCATCACCCCATAATTTAAACTGGACTTCACCAGTGTCAGAATAAATCTTTGTGACATTAGCCATGTCATAACTGATAAAAACAGAAACAGATGTGTCTCTAATTGGCTGTGTCATTGCAGCATCACTATATAAATAGACTTTAATCTCTTTACCATCATCAGTATCTAAAAGTTCATAAGTCCCATAAATTCCATTTGATAGTGAAATTTCAATATTATCGATTGATTCTCCTTCTTTTAAAGGAATATCTCGATAAATACCATTAAATTCTCCATTAAAATTATAAGAAATAAATTCATTAATATGAAGCAATCCATTAGGCAATATATCTAAAAATATATCATAATCCTCAATAGAGTAATCTCTATCTTCTGCAAAAACTGGTGTAAGAGATGAAAATAAAATTAGAGAAATAAATAATATTCCTAAAATTTTTTTATTGAACATTTTTATCTCCTAAAACCATTAGAATTTAACTTTAGGTGCTTCGGCAGCACTTTCATCAGCTTCAAAGAAATCAGCCTGATTAAATTTAAATAAACTAGCTATTATATTACTTGGAAACATCTCACATTGATTATTATACATTAATACAGTGTCATTATAAAATTGTCTTGCATAAGCAATTTTATTTTCAGTTTCAGTTAGTTGATTTTGTAAATCTAAGAAGTTTTGATTAGCTTTTAAATCAGGATAACTTTCAGCAACTGCAAATAAAGATTTTAAAGTATCAGTTAATATATTATTTGCATTAGCTGCTTCTTTAACAGAAGAAGCATTCATAAGCCCTGCTCTTGCCTCTGTAACTTCTGTTAAAACACTTTGTTCATGAGATGCATAACCTTTAACAGTTTCAACAAGATTTAAAATTAAATCTGCACGTCTTGTAAGTTGTACATCAATTTGAGACCATGAATTTTTAACTTTGTTTCTTCCACCAACTAAATCATTATATAGCTTAACAATGTAAGCTACAACAGCAATAATAATTATAACCAAAATTATTGTAAAAATCATAATTACCACCTAAAAAGAAGAAAAACTAAAATAATAACTATTTAAATTAAAATAAAAAATAAAAAAAGAAAGAAAAAAGGAAATTAAATCCTTAGTTTCTGTTTACACTGAAAATATGTACAGCAGCAGTACCTCCAGTACCACCAATGTTATGAGTCATACCTATTTCAGCACCGTCTACTTGACGTTTACCTGCGTCTCCTCTTAATTGCCATACAACTTCAGCAGCTTGAGCAATACCTGTAGCACCAAGTGGGTGTCCACGTGCTTTAAGACCTCCAGAAGTGTTTATTGGATGATCACCATCAATTTCTGTTTGTCCTTCTTCAATAGCGATTCCACCTTTACCTTTTTCTGCAAATCCTAAATCTTCAACTGCTAAAAGACCATTAATTGAGAAACAGTCATGTACTTCAGCTAAATCAATATCATTTACACCTACACCAGCCATTTCATAAGCTTTTCTAGATGCAACTTTAGTTGACTCAATAGTAGTTATATCTTTTCTATCATGTAATGCAATAGTTCCAGATGCTTGAGCAGATGCTCTTACATAGATTGGAGTATCAGTATATTTTTTAGCATCTTCTGCAGGAACCATAATAACCGCAGCAGCACCATCAGAAACAGGTGAACAATCTAAAAGAGTTAATGGATCAGCTACCATAGTAGAGTTGATAACTTTGTCCACAGTTGTTTCAAATTGGAATTGTGCATTAGGATTGTGTTTAGCATTTTTGTGGTTTACAACAGAAAATTGAGCTAATTGTTCCCTAGTAGTTCCATATTCATACATATGTCTTTTAGCTATCATTGCATATAATGATGGGAAAGTAGCTCCTTGTTGTGCTTCCCATTCTTGATCAGAAGCAGTAGCAATAGCTGGAGTTGCATCAACAATATCAGTCATTTTTTCAACTCCTGCAGAAATTACTACATCATGATAACCAGATGCAACAGCCATAATTCCTTGTCTTAAAGCAAGACCACCAGATGCACAAGCAGCTTCAACTCTTGTAGTTGGAATTGGATTAAGACCTGTGTGATCTGAAATAAGGGCAGCAATGTGTTCTTGATCTACAAATAAACCAGAAGACATGTTTCCTACATACATTGCTCCAATATCATTACCTTCAACATTTGCATCTTCAATAGCTTTAATACCAGCTTCAGCAATTAAATCTCTGAAAGAAGAGTCCCATAACTCACCAAATTTAGTTTGTGAAACTCCTACAATTGCGACATCTCTCATAAATATATCCCCTAATAAATATTACATTTTAATTTTACCTTTGTATTTAGCATAAACTGCATAATCAACATATTTTTTATTATCGATAATTTCTTGAGTTTTAGGAGCTAAATCTCTTTTTTCTGTAATTTCGTCAGTTACAGTTATTGTGAATCCATCACTACCAGCACCAGAACCATAGGATACAACAAATATTTCATCACCAGGTTCAGCATGGTCTAAGATATTGGATAAACCTAATGGAACTGCTCCAGAATAAGTGTTTCCTATATTTGGAGTTAAAAGTCCATATTTAAGTTGATCAGAGTTAAATCCTAAGATTTTACCTGCTCTTAAGTAAAATTTACCATTAGGCTGATGGAAACAAGCATGATCATAGTCTTCAGCTGAAGTGCCAGTTTTTTCAAATAATCCTTTAGCTGCACTTAATACATGTTTAAAGTATGCAGGTTCACCAGTAAATCTTCCACCATGAGAAGGATAATCTTGACCTTCTCTTCTGTAGAAATCAGGAGTATCTGTAGTATAACTATAAGTAGCATTAATATCTGCAATAGTGTTTTCTTTTCCTATAATGTATGCTGCACCTCCAGCAGATGCAGTGTATTCTAATGCATCTCCAGGTGCACCTTGAGAAGTATCAGCACCAATAGCTAATGCATATTCCATCATACCAGAATCAACAAGTCCCATAGACATTTGAATACCAGCAGTTCCTGCTTTACATGCAAATTCTAAATCTGCAGCAGTTAATTCAGGAGAAGCTCCAACAGCTTCTGCAACAATAGTAGCTGATGGTTTTACTGCATAAGGATGAGATTCAGAACCAACATATACAGCACCTATTTTTTTTGGATCGATTCCAGCTCTTGCTAAAGCATATCTAGCAGCTGTTACTGCAATAGTAACAGTATCTTCATCAGCAGAAGGTACGGATTTTTCATTTACAACTAATCCTCTTGATAAAGCAACAGGGTCATCTCCCCATACTTTTGCAATTTCTTCTACTTTAATTCTATATGAAGGCACATGTGCCCCATATCCAACTATACCTACCATTAAATCACCGTTTAATATGTTAAAATAGTTTTTTTGTTCTAAAAAATTATTTATTAATTTTATTATATGTTGTTATGTATTATATAAAAGTAACTACAATATAATATTTTTTTAAGAAAATAAGGAAAAATAGTTGGATTTTCTAGATAATAATAAAAAAAATAAGTTTATATAAAAACAGTAATGAATGCAGTTGCCGGGATTCGAACCCGGGTTGTAGGCTTGGAAGGCCCAAGTAATAACCAGACTATACCACAACTGCAAAATGCGGCGTCCGGGATTCGAACCCGGGTCTCTAACGTGGCAGGCTAGAGTCTTAACCAGGCTGGACTAACACCGCATCAGAATAAAACAGCATACATACTATTTATTTTAATGATATATAAATGTTTCGATTTATCTACCAATTATTTGTTTAATTACATAAATGTCATCATTATCAAACATCTTAATTACAAATCCAACAACCAGATAAACAATAATAGCCACTGGAATAGCTACCCACATTGATAAATGAGCAAAGTAAAGTGCAGATCCCATTACAATAGATGCAACCACTATTTTCAAGGTATCAAGAATTAATCCCTTATTTGGAGATAAATTAAGTTTATGAAGAGCATAAATCTCTAAAACAAATATTAAGATTTCACTAAGAACAGTAGCTACTGAAGCTCCAATATAAGAATATCTTGGGATTAAAATTAAATTTAAAATCACATTAAATACTGCAGCTATAACATAAATTTTTGTAACTGAATACTCCCTATGAGATGCATTTAAAGAATTTGAAGCAGCCCCATTAATAAATAGGAACACAACTGTCCAGATCAACACATTTAAAACTACACTGGCCTGTGCATATTGATTTCCATAAATAAACTGAATAATGTCAGGTGAATAAATCATAACCCAAATAGCTATTGGAACAGTTATTAATGAAAGATATTTAATAGATTTTGAAAGGGTAGTTTTAAGCATTGACTTTTCCTTTGCATACAATTTAGACATTACTGGAAAAAATACAGCTGTATAAATTGAATAAAATAATGTTAAAACATTGATTAACTTATATGTAGCATTATAAATACCAGTTGCAAAGTCCCCAATTAACTGATTTAACATGAAGATATCAATAGAATAATAGATTGTATAGAAAATGGTTGTTAAAGCAAAGGGGAAACCGAATATTGCTAGCTGTTTCCAGAATCCAAAATCAAATTGAATTTTTGGAACCTCAAAATGCTTACACAATATATAAACTGTATAAACAATACAGGCTACATTTGCAAAAATATAAGCCCAGGTTATTCCCCATAAACCAGCATCAAGATAAATAGCCAGTATTATGAAAACAAAAGTCAATACATT
This window of the Methanobrevibacter woesei genome carries:
- a CDS encoding LemA family protein: MIFTIILVIIIIAVVAYIVKLYNDLVGGRNKVKNSWSQIDVQLTRRADLILNLVETVKGYASHEQSVLTEVTEARAGLMNASSVKEAANANNILTDTLKSLFAVAESYPDLKANQNFLDLQNQLTETENKIAYARQFYNDTVLMYNNQCEMFPSNIIASLFKFNQADFFEADESAAEAPKVKF
- a CDS encoding hydroxymethylglutaryl-CoA synthase, which produces MVGIVGYGAHVPSYRIKVEEIAKVWGDDPVALSRGLVVNEKSVPSADEDTVTIAVTAARYALARAGIDPKKIGAVYVGSESHPYAVKPSATIVAEAVGASPELTAADLEFACKAGTAGIQMSMGLVDSGMMEYALAIGADTSQGAPGDALEYTASAGGAAYIIGKENTIADINATYSYTTDTPDFYRREGQDYPSHGGRFTGEPAYFKHVLSAAKGLFEKTGTSAEDYDHACFHQPNGKFYLRAGKILGFNSDQLKYGLLTPNIGNTYSGAVPLGLSNILDHAEPGDEIFVVSYGSGAGSDGFTITVTDEITEKRDLAPKTQEIIDNKKYVDYAVYAKYKGKIKM
- a CDS encoding flippase; amino-acid sequence: MDIRTIFANMSWLATSQIITSILAFFWTIFTARYLGVNDYGILGFVVSLSAMFAIISDLGQSTHIVRSVSVDYSKARDYLGNAIPFKSLLSVVYILVILFVLLITDSSEITILIGLLFAFESVIKNFCSLFYGVFQAHEKGSYQAIANTILNVLTFVFIILAIYLDAGLWGITWAYIFANVACIVYTVYILCKHFEVPKIQFDFGFWKQLAIFGFPFALTTIFYTIYYSIDIFMLNQLIGDFATGIYNATYKLINVLTLFYSIYTAVFFPVMSKLYAKEKSMLKTTLSKSIKYLSLITVPIAIWVMIYSPDIIQFIYGNQYAQASVVLNVLIWTVVFLFINGAASNSLNASHREYSVTKIYVIAAVFNVILNLILIPRYSYIGASVATVLSEILIFVLEIYALHKLNLSPNKGLILDTLKIVVASIVMGSALYFAHLSMWVAIPVAIIVYLVVGFVIKMFDNDDIYVIKQIIGR
- a CDS encoding thiolase domain-containing protein gives rise to the protein MRDVAIVGVSQTKFGELWDSSFRDLIAEAGIKAIEDANVEGNDIGAMYVGNMSSGLFVDQEHIAALISDHTGLNPIPTTRVEAACASGGLALRQGIMAVASGYHDVVISAGVEKMTDIVDATPAIATASDQEWEAQQGATFPSLYAMIAKRHMYEYGTTREQLAQFSVVNHKNAKHNPNAQFQFETTVDKVINSTMVADPLTLLDCSPVSDGAAAVIMVPAEDAKKYTDTPIYVRASAQASGTIALHDRKDITTIESTKVASRKAYEMAGVGVNDIDLAEVHDCFSINGLLAVEDLGFAEKGKGGIAIEEGQTEIDGDHPINTSGGLKARGHPLGATGIAQAAEVVWQLRGDAGKRQVDGAEIGMTHNIGGTGGTAAVHIFSVNRN